One window of the Labeo rohita strain BAU-BD-2019 unplaced genomic scaffold, IGBB_LRoh.1.0 scaffold_67, whole genome shotgun sequence genome contains the following:
- the LOC127161563 gene encoding uncharacterized protein LOC127161563 isoform X2: MANLCPPLSAGEDTLEAVEKQIQELLERQTELRERRAALESSRVSIQRNTNTLTTSTPCASLHRSRAPWTRSSQMSFTPAPGHHRPWVQQQRKTRARPRPRTSPPPLPPVFEISTRNRFAPLRETERDAVIVGDSIVRYVRATLAKGKVHTHCFPGARVLDVSAQIPAILKDGESVGAIVLHAGVNDIKLRQTEVLKRDFSSLIETVRSTSPAMRIIVSGPLPTYRRGHERLFRADGLHPSRVGAELLSDNISRTLCSI, encoded by the exons ATGGCGAATTTGTGTCCACCTTTGAGTGCAGGTGAGGACACGTTGGAGGCCGTGGAGAAGCAGATTCAGGAGCTGTTGGAGAGGCAGACCGAGCTGAGAGAGCGGAGAGCCGCTCTGGAATCCTCCCGGGTAAGTATACAGCGCAATACTAACACTCTGACCACCTCTACTCCGTGTGCTTCTCTGCACAGGTCCCGTGCACCCTGGACGCGATCTTCCCAGATGTCCTTCACTCCGGCGCCGGGACACCACAGACCCTGGGTGCAGCAGCAGCGGAAGACGCGAGCCAGGCCCCGGCCGAGGACCTCGCCCCCTCCGCTGCCTCCGGTCTTCGAGATCTCCACCCGGAACCGCTTCGCTCCCCTCCGCGAGACGGAACGCGACGCTGTGATCGTCGGAGACTCCATTGTCCGGTACGTACGTGCTACTTTAGCTAAAGGTAAAGTCCACACCCACTGTTTTCCTGGTGCTCGCGTTCTCGATGTTTCTGCGCAGATACCCGCAATCCTGAAGGACGGCGAGAGCGTCGGCGCAATCGTCCTGCACGCGGGGGTGAACGACATCAAGCTGCGGCAGACGGAGGTTCTGAAGAGGGACTTCAGCAGTCTGATCGAGACGGTTCGCAGCACGTCGCCCGCGATGAGGATCATCGTGTCAGGACCGCTTCCCACGTATCGACGTGGGCACGAAAG gcttttccgtgctgacggcctgcaccccagcagagtcggagcggaactgctgtcggacaacatctccaggacgctatgctccatttga
- the LOC127161563 gene encoding uncharacterized protein LOC127161563 isoform X1, giving the protein MANLCPPLSAGEDTLEAVEKQIQELLERQTELRERRAALESSRVSIQRNTNTLTTSTPCASLHRSRAPWTRSSQMSFTPAPGHHRPWVQQQRKTRARPRPRTSPPPLPPVFEISTRNRFAPLRETERDAVIVGDSIVRYVRATLAKGKVHTHCFPGARVLDVSAQIPAILKDGESVGAIVLHAGVNDIKLRQTEVLKRDFSSLIETVRSTSPAMRIIVSGPLPTYRRGHERFSRLLALNEWLLTWCKEQQLLFVNNWNLFWERPRLFRADGLHPSRVGAELLSDNISRTLCSI; this is encoded by the coding sequence ATGGCGAATTTGTGTCCACCTTTGAGTGCAGGTGAGGACACGTTGGAGGCCGTGGAGAAGCAGATTCAGGAGCTGTTGGAGAGGCAGACCGAGCTGAGAGAGCGGAGAGCCGCTCTGGAATCCTCCCGGGTAAGTATACAGCGCAATACTAACACTCTGACCACCTCTACTCCGTGTGCTTCTCTGCACAGGTCCCGTGCACCCTGGACGCGATCTTCCCAGATGTCCTTCACTCCGGCGCCGGGACACCACAGACCCTGGGTGCAGCAGCAGCGGAAGACGCGAGCCAGGCCCCGGCCGAGGACCTCGCCCCCTCCGCTGCCTCCGGTCTTCGAGATCTCCACCCGGAACCGCTTCGCTCCCCTCCGCGAGACGGAACGCGACGCTGTGATCGTCGGAGACTCCATTGTCCGGTACGTACGTGCTACTTTAGCTAAAGGTAAAGTCCACACCCACTGTTTTCCTGGTGCTCGCGTTCTCGATGTTTCTGCGCAGATACCCGCAATCCTGAAGGACGGCGAGAGCGTCGGCGCAATCGTCCTGCACGCGGGGGTGAACGACATCAAGCTGCGGCAGACGGAGGTTCTGAAGAGGGACTTCAGCAGTCTGATCGAGACGGTTCGCAGCACGTCGCCCGCGATGAGGATCATCGTGTCAGGACCGCTTCCCACGTATCGACGTGGGCACGAAAGGTTCAGTAGACTTcttgctctaaatgaatggttattgacatggtgtaaagaacagcaactgctctttgttaataattggaatcttttctgggaacgtcctaggcttttccgtgctgacggcctgcaccccagcagagtcggagcggaactgctgtcggacaacatctccaggacgctatgctccatttga
- the LOC127161563 gene encoding uncharacterized protein LOC127161563 isoform X3, protein MSFTPAPGHHRPWVQQQRKTRARPRPRTSPPPLPPVFEISTRNRFAPLRETERDAVIVGDSIVRYVRATLAKGKVHTHCFPGARVLDVSAQIPAILKDGESVGAIVLHAGVNDIKLRQTEVLKRDFSSLIETVRSTSPAMRIIVSGPLPTYRRGHERFSRLLALNEWLLTWCKEQQLLFVNNWNLFWERPRLFRADGLHPSRVGAELLSDNISRTLCSI, encoded by the coding sequence ATGTCCTTCACTCCGGCGCCGGGACACCACAGACCCTGGGTGCAGCAGCAGCGGAAGACGCGAGCCAGGCCCCGGCCGAGGACCTCGCCCCCTCCGCTGCCTCCGGTCTTCGAGATCTCCACCCGGAACCGCTTCGCTCCCCTCCGCGAGACGGAACGCGACGCTGTGATCGTCGGAGACTCCATTGTCCGGTACGTACGTGCTACTTTAGCTAAAGGTAAAGTCCACACCCACTGTTTTCCTGGTGCTCGCGTTCTCGATGTTTCTGCGCAGATACCCGCAATCCTGAAGGACGGCGAGAGCGTCGGCGCAATCGTCCTGCACGCGGGGGTGAACGACATCAAGCTGCGGCAGACGGAGGTTCTGAAGAGGGACTTCAGCAGTCTGATCGAGACGGTTCGCAGCACGTCGCCCGCGATGAGGATCATCGTGTCAGGACCGCTTCCCACGTATCGACGTGGGCACGAAAGGTTCAGTAGACTTcttgctctaaatgaatggttattgacatggtgtaaagaacagcaactgctctttgttaataattggaatcttttctgggaacgtcctaggcttttccgtgctgacggcctgcaccccagcagagtcggagcggaactgctgtcggacaacatctccaggacgctatgctccatttga